In Carassius carassius chromosome 5, fCarCar2.1, whole genome shotgun sequence, one genomic interval encodes:
- the aif1l gene encoding allograft inflammatory factor 1-like gives MPSNLDLQGGKAFGLLKAQQREKLEEINKEFMEDQKYRDEEDLPEKLDSLKNKYAEFDLNDQGEIDMMGLKRMMEKLGVPKTHLEMKKMISEVTGGCSDTINYRDFVKMMLGKRSAVLKLVMMFEDKANGTSCKPGGPPPKRDITSLP, from the exons ATGCCTTCCAACCTGGATTTACAAG GCGGAAAAGCCTTCGGGTTACTCAAAGCACAGCAGAGGGAGAAACTGGAGGAAATCAATAAG GAGTTTATGGAAGATCAGAAGTACAGGGATGAAGAGGATTTACCAGAGAAGTTGGATTCTTTAAAAA ATAAATATGCTGAGTTTGACCTGAATGATCAGGGAGAGATCG ACATGATGGGCTTGAAGCGAATGATGGAGAAGTTGGGTGTGCCAAAGACCCATCTGGAGATGAAAAAAATGATCTCGGAGGTGACAGGAGGTTGCAGCGACACCATCAACTACAGGGACTTTGTGAAAATGATGCTTGGCAAGCGATCAGCTGTTCTCAAACT GGTTATGATGTTTGAAGACAAAGCTAACGGGACCAGCTGTAAACCCGGTGGACCCCCTCCCAAGCGTGACATCACCAGCCTACCATAG